In Aureibacter tunicatorum, a genomic segment contains:
- a CDS encoding collagen-like protein — protein sequence MAVIVINKYINGRDGQRGLPGPVGPQGDPGPPGAPGVPGPPGVNGIAGPKGDPGFSGPRGPIGPQGPKGEPGRSPIEYEFLTSLSIDNIEILEKPSEDNAPHEHSIKEELEKVRNFPTALVNLIGGDQIRIERGVIVSWNMYDKNHGQWRRFL from the coding sequence ATGGCAGTAATAGTAATTAATAAATATATAAATGGTAGAGATGGCCAAAGAGGCTTGCCAGGTCCTGTAGGGCCACAAGGAGACCCTGGCCCTCCGGGAGCGCCAGGCGTACCAGGCCCTCCAGGCGTAAATGGAATTGCAGGTCCAAAAGGTGATCCTGGCTTTTCAGGACCTCGAGGGCCAATAGGACCACAGGGGCCTAAAGGAGAACCGGGGCGATCTCCTATAGAATATGAATTCTTGACTTCATTATCAATTGACAATATTGAAATATTAGAAAAACCTAGTGAAGATAACGCTCCTCATGAACACTCAATCAAAGAAGAACTAGAAAAGGTACGAAATTTTCCAACAGCCTTAGTTAATTTAATAGGGGGTGATCAAATCCGTATTGAAAGAGGAGTTATAGTAAGCTGGAATATGTATGATAAAAATCATGGACAATGGCGTCGCTTTCTATAA
- a CDS encoding DUF2586 family protein encodes MSLNDVTFDRTIGGLGRVSPSEDHVSGMLFYEQDTSGEEEISSIEELSPKFTPYSNSGESNAKNILYYHVSEFFRMNPSGKLFVKYVASGDRSTDYSEIKELQFKSGRKLRQLGVYDPEIDLGETDPGSHTQIAWPSLQSLTKTLNTEEHAPLSMMIQGKFTGTLSQLSDLSGKESRYISVLIGESATGQASAIKTNLKDNNLPVGCLGTALGTLSKALVHENIAWVQKFNIAGGEYDVPGFINGDRYDEVTKSDLDDLNTNRYIFAIKHTGDPGTYFNDSHTATKAVDDYAYIENNRTIDKAIRNIRTSLLPQLNSPLRVDREGYLFPDTVKYFENLVKKTLDQMRNDGELSDYAIGIDPYQRVLETSELVISTRLVPRGIARSIDVKIGFATNAE; translated from the coding sequence ATGTCGTTAAATGACGTAACATTCGACAGGACCATTGGAGGTCTGGGGAGAGTGTCTCCTAGTGAAGATCATGTCAGTGGCATGCTATTTTACGAACAAGATACAAGTGGAGAAGAGGAAATATCATCTATAGAAGAGCTATCCCCTAAGTTTACTCCATATTCTAATAGCGGAGAATCGAATGCGAAGAACATTCTTTACTATCATGTCAGTGAATTTTTTAGAATGAACCCTTCTGGAAAATTATTTGTCAAATATGTTGCAAGTGGAGATAGATCAACTGATTATTCAGAAATCAAAGAATTGCAATTTAAATCCGGTCGCAAACTTAGACAATTAGGAGTTTACGATCCAGAAATCGATTTAGGAGAAACAGATCCAGGTTCTCATACCCAAATCGCTTGGCCCAGCTTGCAATCATTAACTAAGACATTAAACACAGAAGAGCATGCACCGTTATCTATGATGATTCAAGGAAAGTTCACTGGAACACTAAGCCAATTGAGTGATCTTAGTGGAAAGGAATCAAGATATATTAGCGTATTGATAGGAGAAAGCGCCACAGGACAAGCTTCAGCGATTAAAACCAATCTAAAGGATAATAACCTACCCGTTGGCTGTTTAGGCACAGCATTGGGTACACTAAGCAAGGCACTGGTTCATGAAAATATCGCATGGGTTCAAAAATTCAACATTGCTGGAGGAGAGTATGATGTTCCAGGATTTATCAATGGGGATAGATATGATGAAGTAACCAAAAGCGATCTAGACGATTTGAACACAAACAGATACATTTTCGCCATCAAGCACACAGGCGACCCAGGGACATACTTCAACGATTCACATACAGCAACCAAAGCGGTGGATGATTACGCTTATATTGAAAATAACCGAACAATAGACAAAGCTATCCGCAATATCAGAACAAGCCTCCTGCCCCAGCTTAACAGCCCTCTAAGAGTGGATAGAGAAGGATATCTATTTCCTGATACTGTAAAATATTTTGAAAACTTGGTCAAAAAGACTCTTGACCAAATGCGTAACGACGGAGAGCTAAGCGACTATGCCATAGGTATCGATCCTTATCAAAGAGTATTGGAAACTAGTGAACTTGTGATATCTACAAGACTGGTGCCAAGAGGAATAGCCAGGTCCATTGATGTTAAAATAGGCTTTGCTACAAACGCGGAATAA
- a CDS encoding collagen-like protein, with translation MAEDIEQIFYHYGRDAEDGPQGYPGPPGYPGFPGPPGQSYPGKNGNRGEKGDRGEDGDPGDPGLEGLIGPPGYDGDSTSSNIKIASARSIEYSSEEESEQTVKEILLSSNTTNTEILCRNGERIIIKQGKILEWISSSGDPIFESKTSNLT, from the coding sequence ATGGCAGAAGATATAGAACAAATATTTTATCATTACGGAAGAGATGCTGAAGATGGTCCTCAAGGATATCCAGGTCCGCCAGGGTATCCTGGATTTCCCGGCCCACCTGGGCAATCTTACCCTGGAAAAAATGGAAACAGGGGTGAAAAAGGCGATAGAGGAGAAGATGGTGATCCCGGTGATCCTGGCTTAGAAGGGTTGATAGGACCTCCAGGTTATGATGGAGATTCTACCAGTTCAAACATTAAAATAGCAAGTGCTCGATCCATTGAATATTCTTCAGAAGAAGAAAGCGAACAAACGGTCAAAGAGATATTACTAAGTTCCAATACTACCAATACAGAAATCTTATGCCGCAATGGAGAAAGAATCATTATCAAACAAGGAAAAATTTTAGAATGGATCTCTTCATCTGGAGATCCCATATTTGAGTCTAAAACATCAAATCTTACATAG
- a CDS encoding DUF6046 domain-containing protein, with the protein MSKYQFVLDQLGLKSIQPKIYRSETDIIDDHLFSENRVSLLGTPVFSSVTISDFENSNNTIVLDAALIDLNAEKNISMTPIQGRKGTFKEFISEGDYGITIKGVIFGKNRDYPLKEVKKLIHLCQSHNSVRVSSEFLALFKIFSMVIKSYSLGQSEKQGFLNIQPFSLHCVSDEPVELSLK; encoded by the coding sequence ATGAGTAAATATCAATTTGTATTAGACCAATTAGGCTTAAAATCTATACAGCCTAAAATATATCGATCTGAAACAGATATCATTGATGATCATCTATTTTCTGAAAATAGGGTCAGTCTTTTGGGAACACCTGTATTTTCAAGCGTAACCATATCAGACTTTGAGAACAGTAACAATACTATCGTGTTGGATGCTGCTCTAATAGATTTAAACGCTGAAAAAAATATTTCCATGACACCTATCCAAGGAAGGAAAGGGACATTCAAAGAGTTTATATCAGAAGGAGACTACGGGATAACTATCAAGGGGGTCATTTTTGGAAAGAATCGCGATTATCCACTGAAGGAAGTCAAGAAGCTCATTCATTTATGTCAATCGCATAACTCCGTTAGAGTATCAAGCGAATTTTTAGCTCTATTCAAGATTTTTAGCATGGTGATCAAAAGCTATAGCTTAGGACAGTCCGAAAAGCAAGGATTTCTAAATATTCAACCATTCTCTTTGCATTGTGTTAGCGACGAGCCTGTTGAACTATCTCTTAAATAA
- the cas1b gene encoding type I-B CRISPR-associated endonuclease Cas1b, whose translation MKKTYYLFNPGRLSRKDNTLKFTPIDENKKEGKPRYLPVNQVSSLFIFGSLDANSALYNFLAKNQITAHFFDYYEHYTGSFMPKDYLLAGKVMVNQTLYYHHSSKRMNIAQSILHGGVNNMLRNLKYYLNRDKPVDKYIQQIQIYQRDMDSAANPQQLMGIEGNIRQVYYGAFDEIVNNHSMAGRSKQPPLNIVNALMSFGNMMCYTLCLDALYHTQLNPTISFLHEPGTRRYSLALDLAEIFKPLLIDRLIFSLLNKGQIQQKHFEQKIGGCFLNPKGKEIFIQAFDKKVKETIKHNALNKSVSYKHLVKLECYKLSRHIMGIDPYKPFKAWW comes from the coding sequence ATGAAAAAGACATATTATCTATTCAATCCAGGAAGATTAAGTCGCAAAGACAATACTCTCAAATTCACCCCAATAGATGAAAATAAAAAAGAAGGGAAGCCAAGGTATTTACCAGTTAATCAAGTTAGCTCATTATTCATATTTGGCAGTCTCGATGCTAATTCCGCTCTTTATAATTTTCTAGCTAAAAATCAGATTACAGCCCATTTTTTTGATTACTATGAGCATTATACGGGTTCTTTTATGCCTAAAGATTATTTATTGGCAGGCAAAGTAATGGTTAACCAAACACTCTATTATCATCATAGCAGCAAGAGAATGAATATCGCTCAATCGATACTCCACGGAGGGGTAAACAATATGCTCCGAAACCTCAAGTATTATCTCAATAGGGATAAGCCTGTAGATAAATATATCCAACAAATTCAGATTTATCAGAGAGATATGGATTCGGCTGCTAACCCACAGCAATTAATGGGGATTGAAGGAAATATAAGACAAGTATATTACGGAGCATTTGACGAAATAGTAAACAATCATAGCATGGCAGGCCGTAGCAAACAGCCACCGCTTAATATCGTCAATGCGCTTATGAGCTTTGGCAATATGATGTGTTATACCCTTTGCTTAGATGCTTTGTATCACACACAACTCAATCCTACCATTAGCTTTCTTCATGAACCGGGTACTAGGCGTTATTCTTTGGCACTCGATTTAGCTGAGATATTCAAGCCCCTTTTGATCGACAGATTGATATTCAGTTTACTTAACAAAGGGCAAATTCAGCAAAAGCACTTTGAGCAGAAAATAGGAGGTTGCTTTTTGAATCCTAAGGGTAAAGAAATATTCATTCAAGCATTTGACAAAAAAGTCAAAGAAACCATCAAGCATAATGCACTTAATAAATCCGTCAGTTACAAGCATCTAGTTAAGCTTGAATGTTACAAGCTTTCTAGACATATAATGGGCATTGATCCATACAAGCCATTCAAAGCTTGGTGGTAG
- a CDS encoding DUF2586 family protein codes for MELNNITFNKTIGGLGRTLPGQDHVSGMLFWLDSKGSKTKEDTPIAIKSVEELERLGIEKQKRFEGDSGFDENVDEKDDQTIWYHVEQFFGMNPGATLWVEIKTTADSSSVESLQQSANGAIRQIGIYDEVSSNTEPFIGDLQNKATNLADKNQPVSVLYQNVNYVVPKEENTSLLREGKAKYISVLIGQDANARKIKEKIGCIGVALGALSSAAVHENIGWVQKFNLGGHISNPEILIKENADPDPDEFQAIKTMSKTDKSNLNSTGFIFPLQHIGDPGVYFNDSHTCIDSLDDYAYIENNRTIEKAIREIRSNLLPQLNSPFDIDSETGRMTQDAAKHFENLCKQPLERMVNQGELSEFGVKVDPLQVISDSHIEVVMKLVPRGTARSIKVNIGFTARV; via the coding sequence ATGGAATTAAATAATATCACATTCAATAAAACCATTGGAGGACTTGGACGAACTTTGCCTGGGCAAGACCATGTATCCGGCATGCTATTTTGGCTAGATAGTAAAGGCTCTAAGACCAAAGAAGATACACCAATAGCGATCAAGTCCGTAGAAGAATTGGAACGCCTAGGCATTGAAAAACAAAAGAGATTTGAAGGGGATTCTGGGTTTGATGAAAATGTAGATGAAAAAGATGATCAAACAATATGGTATCATGTGGAGCAATTTTTTGGCATGAATCCAGGTGCAACTCTTTGGGTAGAAATTAAAACAACGGCTGATTCCAGTTCAGTAGAATCACTTCAACAAAGTGCAAATGGTGCAATCAGACAAATTGGTATATATGATGAAGTATCGTCAAATACTGAACCTTTTATCGGGGATCTTCAAAATAAAGCTACGAATCTAGCAGATAAAAATCAGCCTGTTTCTGTATTATATCAAAATGTAAATTATGTTGTGCCTAAAGAAGAAAATACTTCTTTATTAAGAGAAGGAAAGGCAAAATATATCAGCGTTCTTATAGGACAAGATGCAAACGCTCGAAAGATCAAAGAAAAAATTGGCTGCATAGGGGTAGCTCTAGGGGCGTTAAGCTCAGCTGCCGTTCATGAAAATATTGGATGGGTGCAAAAGTTCAACTTAGGCGGTCATATATCCAATCCTGAAATACTCATTAAAGAAAATGCTGACCCTGATCCCGATGAATTTCAGGCAATCAAAACGATGAGCAAGACCGACAAAAGCAATCTGAACAGTACAGGGTTCATATTTCCATTGCAGCATATCGGCGACCCCGGAGTGTACTTCAATGATTCACATACCTGTATCGATTCTTTGGACGATTACGCATACATAGAGAACAACAGAACTATCGAAAAGGCTATCAGAGAAATTAGGAGTAATTTATTGCCGCAATTGAATAGCCCATTCGATATCGATTCAGAAACAGGAAGAATGACTCAGGATGCTGCCAAGCACTTTGAGAACTTATGCAAACAGCCTTTGGAAAGGATGGTAAATCAAGGAGAGCTAAGTGAGTTTGGTGTCAAGGTAGATCCTCTTCAGGTTATTTCTGATTCTCATATTGAAGTTGTGATGAAGTTAGTCCCTAGAGGAACAGCTAGAAGCATCAAAGTAAATATTGGATTCACTGCCAGAGTATAA
- a CDS encoding ParA family protein, translated as MAKVISIINHKGGVGKTTVTANLGAALALSGKKILLIDFDPQANLSDHFGIEEDNEGDVSAVIMHAHEPIPHQYVASNFSLDIIPGNLELSLAEKEFAGRISGFSKCKQLIAHFEANYDYILIDCPPSLGFLTLNALNASSHVLIPAEASKFSIKGLHTIQNLVEEVRQEGNPNLKLIGIVINNMRNLRVSKQISEYLNESHLTLNTQIRNYKHYIESAAMSHTIFEHGEAKAPQQDFLDLVQEIQNEEVHA; from the coding sequence ATGGCAAAAGTAATCTCCATTATCAACCACAAAGGCGGTGTCGGCAAGACCACCGTTACTGCTAACCTTGGTGCGGCTTTGGCTTTGTCAGGGAAGAAAATACTGCTTATTGACTTTGATCCTCAGGCTAATTTGTCTGATCATTTTGGTATTGAAGAAGATAATGAAGGCGATGTTTCAGCAGTTATCATGCATGCTCACGAACCAATTCCTCATCAGTATGTAGCGTCTAATTTCTCTTTGGATATAATTCCGGGGAATTTAGAACTGTCATTGGCTGAGAAAGAATTTGCAGGCAGAATTTCAGGATTTTCCAAGTGCAAGCAACTCATCGCTCATTTCGAGGCGAATTACGATTATATTTTGATAGATTGCCCACCATCTTTAGGCTTTTTAACCCTTAATGCTCTTAATGCATCTTCGCATGTATTGATTCCAGCCGAAGCGAGCAAGTTTTCAATTAAAGGGTTGCATACCATTCAAAATTTGGTTGAGGAAGTTCGACAAGAAGGCAATCCTAATCTTAAATTGATAGGAATAGTGATCAATAATATGCGAAACTTAAGAGTTTCAAAGCAGATTAGTGAATATCTTAATGAATCTCATTTGACACTTAATACCCAAATTAGAAATTATAAGCATTATATAGAATCTGCTGCGATGAGCCATACTATTTTTGAGCATGGTGAAGCCAAAGCTCCGCAACAAGATTTTTTAGATTTAGTACAAGAGATTCAAAATGAAGAAGTTCACGCTTGA
- a CDS encoding DUF5675 family protein: protein MYTLDIIRTETSPAGTYGDLFIFNNDNLKYTCKTLELPWRNNQRNISCIPEGLYKGIKHQSPKFGKCFKILNVANRSHILIHPANYTRQLQGCIAIGQRHIDIDGDGIKDITSSKATLNELLEILPDNININIINAYL from the coding sequence ATGTACACACTTGATATCATAAGAACTGAAACTAGCCCTGCAGGAACATATGGAGATTTGTTCATTTTTAATAATGACAACTTAAAATATACTTGCAAAACACTTGAGCTACCTTGGAGGAATAACCAAAGGAATATCTCTTGTATTCCAGAGGGCTTATACAAAGGTATAAAACATCAATCGCCTAAATTCGGCAAATGTTTTAAAATTCTTAATGTAGCAAACAGAAGCCATATTCTAATACATCCTGCAAATTATACTAGACAATTGCAAGGGTGCATTGCTATAGGTCAAAGACATATAGATATAGATGGGGACGGTATAAAAGACATAACAAGCAGCAAAGCAACATTAAATGAATTGCTGGAAATACTACCCGATAATATTAATATCAACATAATAAATGCGTATCTATGA
- a CDS encoding CRISPR-associated protein Cas4, whose protein sequence is MIQITALHVHYLHICHRKLWLFSNGIGMEHTSDAVADGTLLHDTAYAHRTKRYVELDIPGGKIDYYDPANKVIHETKRSGKMEQAQQAQIKFYLYQLHELGIVASASLDYPEERKSDKIIWLDSDHKLVDSWISQVHQIAIAEISPPKREQRFCQSCAYYDFCWSVDLTS, encoded by the coding sequence ATGATACAAATTACAGCTCTTCATGTGCATTATTTGCACATATGCCACCGCAAGCTATGGTTGTTTAGTAATGGAATAGGCATGGAGCATACATCTGATGCTGTTGCTGATGGCACATTATTGCATGATACCGCTTACGCTCATCGTACAAAAAGATATGTGGAATTAGATATTCCCGGTGGTAAAATAGATTATTATGATCCAGCAAATAAAGTCATCCATGAGACTAAGAGATCAGGTAAGATGGAACAAGCCCAGCAAGCTCAGATCAAGTTTTATCTTTATCAGCTTCATGAGCTTGGTATTGTAGCATCAGCGTCTTTAGATTACCCTGAAGAGAGAAAATCTGATAAAATCATATGGCTAGATTCCGATCATAAATTAGTAGATTCTTGGATAAGTCAGGTTCATCAGATAGCTATAGCTGAGATCTCACCACCCAAGAGAGAGCAGAGATTCTGTCAGTCATGCGCATATTATGATTTTTGTTGGTCAGTAGATTTAACATCTTAG
- a CDS encoding collagen-like protein — protein sequence MSDIIPEKGDPGLHGLHGMRGPRGYRGHAGSQGEKGDKGEKGEKGDKGEKGEYTEHYHDERYSPVSHQHNAYELIGLDNEISKNHYTKSNLENAGKSSVHWDNITNAPSYAERTHEHTSSDISDLEETIQSQHYTKNNLSTAGESSVHWDNITDAPDISGTDPNHTHVIQDVEGLEEALSNTTSSPNLLHTNINELITSTKVFNHPTDESHLGALFSRYAGFGFGDDPNGSRFIFKYDAGNTNRLVMDSSLNTFDDGDLGWFRRMLFPSRNSKQGEGNFIFTDQVAINLPQSAIDQGFFSTMYMVNDEVKWATGIYRSDHQRYDFLYSTGINSEGKVTGNRPISLDGPDSAIVLEPNKGKLRHGDKIIVDSDGKIDFNVIKNSPVSEATNINDFEWQYLDSGAKVNQVIKTFSSTTPHGICLSISGLIKSDYDYAFTSTQTETLRNPLNGDISSSHPSSIILGEVNGIRVSLIYTGSELQLEVDNTENQYRYFSLTNLKTLTYHELN from the coding sequence ATGTCAGATATAATTCCAGAAAAAGGTGATCCTGGGTTGCACGGTCTCCATGGCATGAGAGGTCCTAGAGGATATAGAGGTCATGCAGGTTCGCAAGGGGAAAAAGGCGATAAAGGAGAGAAAGGAGAGAAGGGAGATAAAGGGGAGAAAGGCGAATACACTGAACATTATCATGATGAACGATACAGTCCTGTCTCACATCAGCATAATGCTTATGAACTAATAGGACTTGATAATGAAATTTCCAAAAATCACTATACGAAATCAAATTTAGAAAATGCAGGAAAGTCATCAGTGCATTGGGATAACATAACCAATGCACCTTCATATGCCGAAAGGACGCATGAGCATACATCCAGTGATATCAGTGATTTGGAAGAAACGATTCAATCCCAGCATTATACAAAAAACAATTTGTCTACTGCCGGAGAATCATCAGTGCATTGGGACAATATCACTGATGCCCCTGATATATCCGGAACAGATCCGAACCACACACATGTTATTCAAGATGTGGAAGGGTTGGAAGAAGCTTTGAGCAACACTACTTCATCTCCAAACCTCCTGCATACCAATATTAATGAATTAATAACGAGCACCAAAGTATTCAATCACCCTACTGATGAGTCTCATTTGGGGGCTTTATTTAGCAGGTACGCAGGATTTGGCTTTGGAGATGATCCTAATGGATCACGCTTCATTTTTAAATATGACGCAGGAAACACCAACAGATTGGTGATGGACTCATCTTTAAATACATTTGACGATGGCGATCTAGGATGGTTTAGAAGAATGCTATTTCCAAGCAGAAACTCCAAACAAGGGGAAGGAAACTTTATTTTTACAGATCAAGTTGCAATTAATCTACCTCAATCAGCAATTGATCAAGGCTTTTTTTCCACCATGTATATGGTGAATGATGAAGTAAAGTGGGCTACAGGAATCTACCGATCTGATCATCAAAGATATGATTTTCTTTACTCTACAGGCATAAATAGTGAAGGGAAAGTTACAGGAAATAGGCCTATATCATTAGACGGACCTGACAGTGCGATTGTCTTGGAGCCGAATAAAGGAAAGTTAAGACATGGTGATAAAATCATTGTAGATAGCGATGGAAAAATTGATTTCAATGTAATTAAAAACTCACCAGTATCTGAAGCAACTAATATTAATGATTTTGAATGGCAATATTTAGACTCTGGAGCAAAAGTAAATCAAGTCATTAAAACATTTAGTTCAACTACCCCGCATGGAATATGCCTATCAATATCCGGACTTATAAAATCTGATTATGATTATGCTTTTACTAGTACCCAAACAGAAACATTAAGAAATCCATTAAATGGAGATATCTCTAGCTCTCATCCTAGTAGTATAATTCTGGGTGAGGTCAATGGCATAAGAGTTAGCCTCATCTACACAGGAAGCGAATTGCAGCTTGAAGTAGACAATACCGAAAATCAATATAGATATTTCAGTCTTACCAATTTAAAAACTTTGACATACCATGAATTAAATTAA
- a CDS encoding ParB N-terminal domain-containing protein, with the protein MKKFTLDKASLHTQKRDLSKIAKSNAQLQIQIDPELKAFIPPLKPDELSQLEQNILEEGVRDPLIIWDTSEGSSYLIDGHNRYGIIQKHKLDFKVERKNFPDKEAVKDWMINLQLGRRNLTKEQSGYLRGLQYNREKKKASDTLLKGANAPFPQNEGAGETAQILASQHKVSRATIERDALFAKGLESIGSQYPDKKTSILSGELKIKKSDIQAIGQGKKSVDDIVGTQNLETNQQSNTVQTQFIASSDSQYTEAQIKKIDVAKSKLDMAITQLLKAGLDKKTIRSIFSEELKNK; encoded by the coding sequence ATGAAGAAGTTCACGCTTGATAAAGCATCATTACATACTCAGAAGAGAGATCTATCAAAAATAGCAAAATCCAACGCACAGCTTCAGATTCAAATTGATCCTGAGTTGAAGGCATTTATTCCACCGTTAAAGCCTGATGAGCTTTCACAGCTTGAGCAAAACATTCTCGAAGAAGGAGTTAGAGATCCTTTAATTATTTGGGATACCTCTGAGGGATCATCCTATTTAATTGACGGACATAATAGATATGGAATCATACAAAAGCACAAGCTAGACTTTAAAGTAGAGCGAAAGAATTTTCCAGACAAAGAAGCAGTCAAGGATTGGATGATCAATCTTCAACTAGGAAGAAGAAACCTTACCAAAGAACAATCCGGATATCTGAGAGGTTTGCAATATAACAGAGAGAAAAAGAAAGCTTCAGATACTTTGCTTAAAGGAGCCAATGCTCCGTTCCCTCAAAATGAGGGAGCGGGAGAAACCGCGCAAATTCTAGCCTCTCAACATAAAGTCAGCAGAGCAACTATTGAGCGTGATGCATTATTTGCGAAAGGTTTGGAGTCTATTGGTTCGCAATACCCTGACAAGAAAACATCGATACTATCAGGAGAATTAAAAATCAAAAAATCCGATATCCAGGCCATAGGCCAAGGCAAGAAATCCGTCGATGACATTGTAGGGACACAAAATCTTGAGACTAACCAACAAAGCAACACCGTACAGACTCAATTCATTGCGTCTTCAGATTCACAATATACAGAGGCCCAAATCAAAAAAATTGATGTTGCTAAATCCAAATTGGATATGGCGATCACCCAATTATTAAAAGCCGGATTAGATAAAAAGACCATAAGATCAATATTCTCGGAAGAGTTAAAAAATAAATAA
- a CDS encoding tail fiber domain-containing protein translates to MKHLDLNIVVGQAGYPFSIEDVKWLSKSGTENSVVMAKALSNLQKLGANSPIASTEHNSIIIDDNYAIIEDNIYKISNPVFVKDVFANNNLISDGVFWHINPSSPSPEANIDKHLTINGVKSEDPILPYSERVATLITPSTHANLWGDGNPASNEQLKKFELLNLSDIIYGDIRKDMHVNSLLTVNKKLTVNDIIETQDVLISSDARFKENILPITEALEKIKKLNGVSYTRNDTEAKDKKHVGFIAQEVEGVLPELVEENADGYKSVKYAQLTAVLSEAIIELDKKIDKLNTAMDNYRYLQNINK, encoded by the coding sequence ATGAAACACTTAGATTTAAATATAGTCGTAGGCCAAGCAGGGTATCCTTTTTCCATCGAAGATGTCAAATGGCTAAGCAAAAGCGGAACAGAAAATAGCGTGGTAATGGCAAAAGCTCTTAGTAACTTGCAGAAGTTAGGAGCCAATTCTCCTATAGCAAGTACTGAGCATAATTCAATTATCATTGACGATAACTACGCAATTATCGAAGATAATATTTACAAGATTTCCAATCCAGTTTTTGTAAAAGATGTATTTGCCAACAACAACTTAATTTCTGATGGTGTATTTTGGCATATCAATCCATCATCCCCAAGCCCAGAAGCAAACATTGACAAACACTTAACAATAAATGGTGTAAAATCAGAAGATCCTATTCTTCCTTACTCTGAGCGAGTGGCAACACTTATCACCCCAAGCACACATGCGAATTTATGGGGAGATGGTAATCCTGCCAGTAACGAACAATTAAAAAAGTTTGAATTACTAAATCTGTCTGACATTATTTACGGAGACATACGTAAGGACATGCATGTGAACTCTCTTTTAACTGTTAACAAAAAGCTTACGGTAAATGATATTATTGAAACACAGGATGTTCTAATCTCATCAGATGCTCGATTCAAAGAAAATATTCTTCCAATCACTGAAGCTCTGGAGAAGATAAAAAAGCTCAATGGTGTAAGCTATACGAGAAATGACACTGAAGCAAAAGATAAGAAACATGTTGGTTTCATAGCTCAAGAGGTAGAAGGCGTACTTCCTGAACTAGTGGAAGAAAACGCTGACGGCTACAAATCAGTGAAATACGCACAGCTCACAGCGGTTCTTTCAGAGGCTATTATTGAACTAGATAAAAAAATAGACAAGCTCAATACCGCTATGGATAATTATAGATATCTGCAAAACATAAATAAATAA
- the cas2 gene encoding CRISPR-associated endonuclease Cas2, whose translation MYVLLIYDIGVKRVSRMLKLCRGYLNWVQNSSFEGELSEVKLKELKSKAKKIMNEDEDSLLIYTSRDSRWLNRETIGVEKMPIDEFL comes from the coding sequence ATGTACGTACTATTAATCTATGATATTGGAGTAAAGCGAGTCTCAAGAATGCTAAAACTTTGCAGGGGCTATTTGAACTGGGTTCAAAACTCATCCTTCGAAGGCGAGCTTTCAGAAGTAAAACTCAAAGAACTAAAATCAAAAGCCAAAAAAATAATGAATGAAGACGAGGATAGCCTCTTAATATACACAAGTAGAGATTCCCGTTGGCTCAATCGTGAAACCATTGGAGTTGAAAAAATGCCCATCGACGAGTTTCTTTAA